In Nostoc sp. CENA543, a single genomic region encodes these proteins:
- a CDS encoding DUF3365 domain-containing protein, whose protein sequence is MLNNLKIGTKFNLLLVLVFIISIAVSGVILSSVLQQRAQREVSSQALLLMKTMNSVRTYTQERINPLLAPQLETATAFIPETVPAFSATEVFENFRQTEGNENFLYKEATLNPTNLRDKADDFETQLVEQFRRDPKLPQLVGLRSLPEGEVFYIARPLAITKESCLRCHSTPELAPKSQLTTYGQKNGFGWKLNEIVAAQIISVPAKEIFNHARSSLSLIMGLLIAIFAVVLLLINFLIKKTVIQRIKKIEKIAQKVSTGDMSADFDETAKDEIGGLAAAFNRMKSSLKIAMDMLNQQGY, encoded by the coding sequence ATGTTAAATAACTTAAAAATAGGGACTAAATTTAACTTACTTTTAGTATTGGTATTCATCATTAGTATTGCTGTAAGCGGCGTGATTTTATCAAGCGTGTTACAACAAAGGGCGCAAAGAGAAGTCAGTTCTCAAGCCTTGTTATTAATGAAAACCATGAACTCAGTGAGAACATACACACAAGAACGCATCAATCCTTTATTAGCACCACAATTAGAAACCGCAACAGCCTTTATCCCAGAGACAGTCCCGGCTTTTTCCGCTACAGAAGTATTTGAAAACTTTCGCCAAACAGAAGGAAACGAAAATTTTCTTTATAAAGAAGCCACACTCAATCCTACTAATTTGAGAGATAAAGCTGATGATTTTGAAACCCAATTAGTAGAACAATTTCGCAGAGATCCCAAGCTTCCCCAACTTGTAGGATTACGTTCTCTACCTGAAGGTGAAGTATTTTATATTGCTAGACCACTTGCAATTACAAAAGAGTCTTGTTTAAGATGTCATTCCACACCAGAACTAGCACCCAAGAGTCAGTTAACCACCTACGGACAAAAAAATGGTTTTGGCTGGAAACTCAATGAAATTGTAGCTGCTCAAATTATTTCTGTGCCTGCCAAAGAAATTTTTAATCACGCCCGTAGTAGTTTGTCATTGATTATGGGTTTGTTAATTGCTATTTTCGCAGTGGTGCTACTGTTAATTAATTTCCTGATCAAGAAAACCGTGATTCAACGCATTAAAAAGATAGAAAAAATCGCCCAAAAAGTCAGCACAGGCGATATGAGTGCTGATTTTGATGAAACCGCGAAGGATGAAATTGGTGGTTTAGCAGCAGCATTCAATCGCATGAAATCTAGCCTGAAAATAGCGATGGATATGCTGAATCAGCAAGGGTATTGA
- a CDS encoding phosphate/phosphite/phosphonate ABC transporter substrate-binding protein, with protein MMWRFSRRFLLLNLLGLAVARCSSNSTYQGRLTIGVIDYDGDAEVINRYAKFKRYLAEKTKASIQLEPTFNENKAIERLQAQAWSLVFAPPGLAAVAIARSQYVPIFPLLGVNNLRSVFVVPKDSPINDLKQLQGKTVALGQLGSATGYYFPLYNLYGLTLAEILFAPTPKTLLEWVTEGKVAAGAISLAEYSLYSPPSTQRGLKILYTDPHYVPPGAVLISPGVGSDRQALIRKVMGEFPGVSAQEVGYVPNGQIPDYQYMIDVVERVQLIATELQNKPVHLFKKTT; from the coding sequence ATAATGTGGCGATTTTCCCGTCGTTTTTTACTTTTAAATCTTCTAGGATTGGCAGTTGCTAGATGCTCTTCTAACTCGACTTACCAAGGTAGATTAACCATTGGTGTGATTGATTATGATGGTGATGCAGAAGTTATTAATAGATATGCGAAGTTTAAGCGTTACCTAGCAGAGAAAACGAAAGCCAGTATTCAACTAGAGCCGACCTTTAACGAAAATAAAGCAATTGAGCGTTTACAGGCTCAAGCTTGGTCTTTGGTGTTTGCACCGCCAGGATTAGCCGCAGTAGCGATCGCACGCTCTCAGTATGTGCCGATTTTCCCCTTGTTGGGAGTGAATAATTTACGCTCAGTCTTCGTAGTTCCCAAAGATAGCCCCATCAATGATTTAAAGCAGTTACAAGGTAAAACGGTGGCGTTGGGTCAACTAGGATCAGCGACTGGATATTATTTTCCGTTGTATAATCTGTATGGACTGACCTTAGCAGAAATCTTATTTGCGCCTACTCCCAAAACCTTACTAGAGTGGGTAACAGAGGGAAAAGTAGCAGCCGGTGCAATTTCACTCGCTGAATATAGCCTCTACAGTCCACCCAGCACTCAACGAGGACTCAAAATACTGTACACAGATCCTCACTACGTCCCTCCTGGTGCAGTGTTAATTAGTCCTGGGGTGGGAAGCGATCGCCAAGCATTAATTCGTAAAGTCATGGGTGAGTTTCCTGGGGTTTCAGCACAAGAAGTTGGCTATGTTCCCAATGGACAAATACCCGATTATCAATACATGATAGATGTAGTGGAACGTGTGCAATTAATTGCCACAGAACTGCAAAATAAACCTGTACATTTATTCAAAAAAACAACTTAA
- a CDS encoding alpha-amylase family glycosyl hydrolase produces the protein MVKTPPSLYSAEQYQVENANAEVEALVEAPESEINLEFLYTRDIEFRQETIYFVVVDRFYDGDRDNSEGLNPELYDPQGKDWGKYWGGDLQGVIDKLDYLKDMGVSAIWLTPLFEQVEELFVGNAAMHGYWTKDFKRINPRYIGKGENPSLNNTQSTKDTTFDRLIAELHKRKMKLILDIVCNHSSPDTQGSKGELYDDGIKIADFHNDVNHWYHHYGEVQNWEDEWQVQNCELAGLATFNENNVEYRNYIKLAIKQWLDRGVDALRVDTVKHMPIWFWQEFTSDMYNHKPEVFIFGEWIYSHPSDDRSVEFANNSGMTILDFGLCVAIRAALAQGAEGGFHVIQEIFDQDYRYNGATELVTFIDNHDMPRFQSLNPDPAMLKVAIALIMTSRGIPCIYYGTEQYLHNDTDGGNDPYNRPMMENWDTDTDIYRYIRLLSGVRRLNPAVSMGSHWAKYLTPDVYCYVRRYRSSICFVALNRGEDVTIPEVPTDLPDGEHTCVVTRNKYEVKDGKIYNLQLEARGVIVLSHVGERVKAQTIIRAQLNGVHTQPGETIVVVGDCPELGNWDISKGYPLEYINSNTWFGEIPFNESAGKLISYKYAMWREGQSPLRENTLNRRWVVAKEGTVKWRDTWVSGRES, from the coding sequence ATGGTTAAAACACCACCATCACTATATTCCGCAGAACAATATCAAGTAGAAAATGCTAACGCAGAGGTAGAAGCTTTAGTAGAAGCACCCGAATCAGAAATTAATTTAGAATTTTTGTATACCAGGGATATTGAATTTCGCCAAGAAACGATTTATTTTGTTGTGGTAGACCGCTTTTATGATGGCGATCGCGATAATAGTGAAGGTCTTAACCCTGAACTTTACGATCCTCAAGGAAAAGATTGGGGTAAGTATTGGGGAGGCGATTTACAAGGAGTTATCGACAAATTAGATTATTTAAAAGATATGGGAGTGAGCGCAATTTGGCTGACTCCCTTGTTTGAACAAGTCGAGGAATTATTTGTTGGTAACGCTGCTATGCACGGCTACTGGACAAAAGATTTTAAAAGAATTAATCCCCGCTACATTGGTAAAGGCGAAAACCCTTCTTTAAATAATACGCAGTCTACCAAAGATACCACCTTTGACCGCTTAATCGCAGAACTGCACAAGCGGAAAATGAAGCTGATTTTAGATATTGTTTGTAACCACAGTAGCCCTGACACTCAAGGTAGTAAAGGGGAATTATATGATGATGGTATCAAAATCGCTGACTTTCATAATGATGTCAATCACTGGTATCACCACTACGGTGAAGTGCAGAACTGGGAAGATGAATGGCAAGTACAAAACTGTGAATTAGCTGGTTTAGCGACGTTTAACGAAAACAATGTTGAGTATCGTAACTATATCAAGCTAGCAATTAAGCAATGGCTAGATCGGGGTGTAGATGCACTGCGGGTAGATACCGTCAAACATATGCCGATTTGGTTCTGGCAAGAATTTACTAGTGACATGTATAATCACAAACCAGAAGTATTCATTTTTGGTGAGTGGATTTACAGTCATCCTAGCGACGATCGCTCTGTGGAATTTGCCAACAATTCTGGGATGACAATTCTAGATTTTGGCTTGTGTGTAGCTATTCGCGCCGCCCTCGCCCAAGGTGCAGAAGGTGGATTTCACGTAATTCAAGAGATATTTGACCAAGATTATCGCTACAACGGGGCAACAGAATTAGTTACCTTTATCGATAACCATGATATGCCCCGCTTCCAAAGCCTCAACCCTGATCCGGCAATGTTGAAGGTAGCGATCGCCTTAATTATGACATCACGGGGTATTCCTTGCATTTATTACGGTACAGAACAATATCTGCACAATGATACCGATGGCGGTAACGACCCCTACAACCGTCCGATGATGGAAAATTGGGATACAGATACGGACATTTATCGATATATCAGATTACTCTCAGGCGTGCGGCGATTAAATCCTGCCGTATCTATGGGTAGCCATTGGGCAAAATACCTCACTCCCGATGTTTACTGTTACGTCCGTCGTTATCGTTCTTCCATTTGCTTTGTCGCCTTAAACCGGGGTGAAGATGTGACAATACCAGAAGTCCCAACAGACTTACCAGACGGTGAACATACTTGTGTAGTGACTCGCAATAAATACGAAGTCAAAGACGGTAAGATTTACAATCTACAACTAGAAGCACGGGGAGTCATTGTTTTAAGTCATGTAGGCGAAAGAGTCAAAGCCCAAACCATCATTCGCGCCCAACTCAACGGGGTGCATACCCAACCTGGTGAAACCATTGTGGTTGTCGGTGACTGTCCCGAACTGGGGAATTGGGATATTAGTAAAGGTTATCCTTTGGAGTACATCAACTCCAATACATGGTTTGGCGAGATTCCCTTCAACGAAAGCGCAGGTAAACTCATCAGTTACAAATATGCCATGTGGCGCGAAGGCCAATCCCCCCTGCGAGAAAACACCCTCAATCGTCGCTGGGTAGTCGCCAAAGAAGGCACAGTCAAATGGCGTGACACCTGGGTATCGGGGAGGGAGTCTTAG
- a CDS encoding DUF1517 domain-containing protein, whose product MSKKLQQAIKPLLKTVFTLGLVLVLALSHADGALAARSGGRIGGGSFRMPSSRTYTPRTYAPPGGGGYYAPYPGGGFGFPFLIPFWGIGGGFGGLFTILIFLAIANFLVQTFRRVSNGGGEDIGYDSNPSVSVNRLQVGLLAQARDLQPELNRIAEAADTNSPEGRAEILQETTLALLRHPEYCVYAATGTQQARLNAAESQFNRLALAERSKFSSETLSNVNNQLRAALAQEALPSSSEIDNPTRLISEGPGEYIIVTLLTATLGKFELPAVNNADDLRQALRQIGSIPADQLLALEVLWTPQAEGDTLSSDDLFAEYPDLKLV is encoded by the coding sequence CAACAAGCTATCAAACCACTCTTAAAAACCGTCTTTACCCTGGGTTTAGTGTTGGTTTTAGCCTTAAGCCATGCTGATGGTGCATTAGCTGCCCGTAGTGGTGGCAGAATTGGTGGTGGCTCGTTTAGAATGCCTTCTAGTCGGACTTATACTCCTCGCACCTATGCACCTCCTGGTGGTGGAGGTTACTACGCACCGTATCCTGGTGGCGGTTTCGGCTTTCCGTTCTTGATTCCGTTTTGGGGTATTGGTGGAGGATTTGGTGGTTTATTCACTATTTTAATCTTCTTGGCGATCGCTAATTTCTTGGTTCAAACCTTCCGTCGTGTTTCCAATGGTGGAGGTGAGGATATTGGCTATGACAGCAACCCTTCTGTGAGTGTGAACCGTTTACAGGTTGGGTTACTAGCACAAGCACGAGACTTACAACCAGAACTTAACCGCATTGCGGAAGCTGCTGATACTAACTCCCCAGAGGGACGCGCAGAAATTCTGCAAGAAACAACCCTCGCATTACTGCGCCATCCTGAATATTGCGTATATGCTGCTACTGGTACACAACAAGCCAGGTTAAATGCTGCGGAAAGCCAATTTAACCGTTTAGCATTAGCAGAACGCAGCAAATTTAGCTCAGAAACCCTCTCAAATGTTAACAACCAATTGAGAGCAGCTTTAGCTCAAGAAGCTTTACCTTCATCTAGTGAAATCGATAACCCCACCCGTTTAATTAGTGAAGGCCCCGGTGAATATATTATCGTCACCTTGTTGACAGCCACATTAGGCAAATTTGAACTTCCAGCAGTTAATAATGCTGATGATTTGCGCCAAGCTTTACGACAAATTGGCAGCATTCCAGCAGATCAACTTTTAGCATTGGAAGTATTATGGACTCCCCAAGCAGAAGGCGATACCCTGTCATCAGATGATTTATTTGCAGAGTATCCTGATTTAAAATTGGTTTAA